The genome window TCGGTCGCCAGCATTCCGGTGGCGACGTTGACGTCGTCGTAGTAACCCTCGTGCGCCTCGGCCGACGCCGGTTCGGCGCCGGAGCTGTCGGTGAGCAGCGCGGTCGTCGCCAGGTCCGCCAGTACCAGCGCGTCGGCCAGCTCGTCGGCGCTCAGTTCGCCGGTCTGCCGCCGGTAGAGGCTCAGCGTCCCGAGCCGGATCGCACCGGCCTGCATCGGGAACGCGAAAGCCGCCGCGACGCCGCTCGGGAGCGCGCTGTCGGTCAGTCCCGGCCACCGGTCGTGGTCCGCCCGCAGGTCTTCGACCAGCACCGGGCCGCCGGTTTCGAACGCCTCGACGCCGGGGCCTTCACCGACGGTGTACTGCAGTTCCTCGAGCGCGGCCGTCCAGTCGTCGCTCGCCGCGGCCAGGTCCTGCACCCGGGACGCGGTCCGCACCGTGATCGCGGCGCCTTCCACCCCGAGCTCCGCCACCACGAGGGCGACGACGACGCCGGCCCAGCCACTCCCGCCGGGCGCACGCTCGCTGAGCAGCCGCCACAGCCGCTCACGGCGCCGACCGTCCACCGCCCGCTACCTCCGCGCATCCGGCGGCCGCGAGTGCGAAGGCCGCTCCGGTGCCCATCATCGCGCAAGCGCCGCGGAGATGCCGCATCGTGCGGGGGCGCGCCCGGTGCGTCAGCCGGACTGGGGGTCGCTGTCGTCGTGCTCGTCGCCGCCGGACGTGCCCTGTTCGCCGCGGAGGGTTTCGCGCTGCGCTTCCGGCGTGTCGCCATGCGGGTCGTCGTGCTCTTCGGCGGCGGGTTTCGTCGGATTCTGCGTACGGTCGTCGGACGTCATGCCAATGCTCCTTCGCTGGTCGTTTCCGGCCCGGATACCCGGCCGGCCGCGGTTGAACCCGGGCGTTCGCTCCTCAGAGCAGGTCGAGTCCGCGGAGCACGAAGAACGCCGCGGTCCCGAGAACGAGCACGGCGACGACGACCAGCGTGACGATGGCCGGTGCCCGCGACGGGATCGGCTGCGGGTGCGACAGGCCCGAGGTCTGGCCGGCGTCCGGCGGGGTGTCCCCGGGCGTGACCGAGCCACCGGCTTCGAGGCCGGGCGCGTCTTCGGGCTCCGGGCCGGGCGCCGTGGACCCGGTCACGACGTGGCCCGGACGGGGTCGTGACCCCAGTTCATCAGCGAGTAGCGCCAGGTCGTCTCGCGCACGTCGCCGTCGGGGCGCTGGGCCAGGTGGCGGTGGATGTAGCCCACCACCTTGCGCATGTGACCGTAGTCGTCGTCATCCAGGTCGGCCTTCTTCTTGCGGAGGATGGCGACGATGTGCCGGCCCGACTGGTGCCCGACCGATTCGGCCTGCTTGTGCTGTCCGGAACGTTTCGACTCGTCGGTGTCCAGCCACTCGTCCAGCTGCTTCGCGGTCATGTTCACGCACGCGCCGAATTCGGTGCGGGTTTGGTCGTCGTCCATGGTCAGGGGGTACCCCGGCAGCGGAGTTCAACCACCGATCAGCTCGGGGGGAGTCCAGCGGGTGCGGGTTTCGGGCACCGGCCTGGCCGACGACCCTCGGGGCTGGGTGCGCCCGGCTGGCCGAGGCCGGTCCGCGGGGAGGCTGAGCTGGTGCTCGGCTCCGGTGCCCGTTCGGCTCGGCCGCGGACAGCATCCTGGCCGCCCGCAGGGGCACCGGCGACCCGCCACCGGAGCTGGTGGGCCTGGTCGCGTCCGGCGGTGGGCCGCCGCGTTCAACCATCGATCAGTTCGGGGGGAGTCCAACGGGTGACCACGACGGCGACGTCGCCGGGGAGTTGTCCGCCGTGGTGGTCGGTCAGCGCGGCGACGATCCGGCGGGCGATCTCCGGGGCCGGCAGCCCCGAATGGCGCCGGAGCGCGGCGGCGATGTCCGCGCGGCCGAACCGTTCCCCGTGCTCGTTCGCGGTGTCGAGCGCGCCGCGGGAGCAGAGGGCGAACAGGTCGCCGGGGCGCAGCCGCTTCGGGTCCGGCTCGCCGCAGCGGATGAACGCCGGTGCCCCGGTGCCGGTCGTCAGGCAGTGGAGGTCGCCCGTGTGCAGGTCGAGTTCGGCCACCGTGGCGGCCGCGGCCGGACGTGCTTCGAGCGACTGGCAGACCGCCGCGTGCTGGGCGTCGAGGGTGCCGCCGTCCCGCCGGGCGGCGCGGTAGGCCGACAGCGCGGAGACCACCACGAGGCTGGCCGCGGCGTCGCGCGGGCCGGCGTCGACCAGGGCCAGCCAGGCCCGGTGTTCGGAGAGGGCGTAGTCGAACCCGGTGGCGCACAGGTCGTAGGCGGGCTGCACGCTCGCGCCGACGACGACGGCACCGGTCGCTCCGGTCAGGGGAGGCAAGGCCTGCCACAGCAGTTCGGCGGGCGAGGCGCGGTGGCGTCGCCGCCGGTGGACGTCGAGGCCGTCGCCGTACTGCGTCACGATGGTCACCAGGTGGCCGAGCAGGGTCGCGAGCCAGTGGCTTTGCTGCCGCAGCACCGGATCGTCCGGGTCGGTGCCGTCGAGGGGTTCGATCTCGAGGACGCCGAGCCGTTCGACGCCGTCGAGCAGCACCGTCCAGAGCACGGGCCGGCCGTCGTCACGGGTGACGGCCGAGCCCACCCGGCGGAAGACGTCGCCGGCCACGGTCGTCGCGATGTCGAGGGTTTCGGAGCCGGCCGGGGGCAGGGGCACCAGCAGCCGCTGCTCGTAGTCGGCCAGGTAGACGCCGATGCGCACGTCGAGCGCGCGAGCGGCGGCGGCGACGGCGGTGGGGAGCCGCTCCGGTGGTGCCCGGTGGGTGCCTTCGAGCAGTTCGACCAGCCCGCGAAGCGGGCCGTGCAACGGCTTTTCCGGCACCAGCCTGCTGTACGGCGCCTTGGGTGGTCCGTGGAGTTCGTCCAGCCGCTCGTTCACGGCGTGCGCGAGCATGTCCCGGTCGGCCCGGGGCAAGGGAGTCAGCCCGTGGAGGTAGGCGTCCACTTCGAGGAGGCTTTGGCTGCCGCCGAGCGCGAAGTAGCGCATCCAAAGCTGCTCGAGCGTCAGCTCGCTCCGCGCGAAACAGGCAGCGAGTTGTGCTTGCTGCTCTTGGGGATTCGGGTTCACGCGCGGGATGCCTCCGTTCCCCGGCCCGCCGCGAGGATGGCGGTGGCGGTTTCCGCGGCGGTGCGGCCGTCGGCCTGGGCGAGCGACAGCAGCCTTTCCCCCGCGGCCTCTTCGTCGATGCCTTGACTAGCCATCAGGAAACCCCGCGCCATCGCGATCGTGTCGCGGCCGCGCAGGGCGTCCCGGAAGCGCTCGCTCAGGACTTTCGCGCCGTCGTTCGTCAGCGCCTGGGCGACGAGGGCCGCGGCGCCGGCCGCGAGCCTTCCCAGCGCGTGCTCGTCTGAGGGCCCGAAGGCGCCGGGTGTGCCGCTGTACACCTTGATGGCGCCGAGACAGCCGGTTCCGGACCGCAGCGGGACGGACAGCACGGACCGGAGGCCCGACTCGGCGGCCGCGGCGGACCAGCGCGGCCAGCGCCGGTCCGCCGCGGTGTCGTCGATCCGCATCGGCGTGACGTCCCGCAGCGCGGCCAGGCACGGCCCTTCCCGGAGCGTGTACTGCAGCTCGTCGGCGGACCGCACGGCCTCGCCGGAGGCGGCTGTCGTCGCCGGCGAGCCGTCTTCGCCGAACAGGGTGACCCCGGCACCCACGGCGGCGGGTGTGGACGTCACCGCCAGCACGACGATGAGCTCGAGCAGCGAATCCACGGTTTCCCGGGACAGCAGGAGTCCCGACATGCGCGCCACCACGGCAGCGACTTCACGGTCGAGCGGCAGTTCGCCCGGCCCGGCGTTCCCCGGCGTCATGGCAGCGGAATACCAACCGCCGGCACCCGGCAAACCTGCCGGGACATGACCGGGGGCCGTTTCGGGTACCCCGGAACCACCTGGCCACCAGAAAGGACGCCCATGGAAAATCCGGAGCCGTCGACCGCGGCGTTGCCCCTGCTCGACGACGTGACGGGCGCGCTCGAGGCGCTGAGCGCGGCGCTGCGCGACGAGGACGACTTCCGCGTCGTCGTGCAGCACGTCTGCCGCCAGGTCGCGCAGGCCGTTCCCGGCGTCGACGAGACGAGCGTGACGCTGTCGCAAGGCGGCCGGGCGCGCACCACGGCGTCGACCAGCGAGCGCGTCACGAGCCTCGACGAAGACCAGTACCGGCTCGACGACGGCCCGTGCCTGGAGGCGATGCGCTCCGGAAAGCTCGTCCGCACCACCGTGGCCGACGCGGCGGAGCGGTGGCCCGACTTCACGCGAGGGGCCCAGGAAGCCGGTTTCGGCAGCTTCCTGGCCGCGCCGCTGGTCGCCGACGAGGTGTATTCGGGAGCGATCAACTGCTACGGCGAGCAGGACGACGGCTTCGCGGAGGTCGACGCGCAGGTCCTGGAGCTGTACACGTCGGCCGTCGAGGCGGTGTTGCGCGTCTACCACCGGTACGTGGAAGCCCGCGACACCGCCGACCACCTCCGGACGGCGCTGACCTCCCGGTCGGTCATCGACCAGGCCAAGGGCATGCTGATGGCGATCCGGCAGATCGACGCCGAAGCCGCGTTCGCGCTGCTGGTCGAGCAGTCGCAGCAGGAGAACGTGAAGCTGCGCGAGGTGGCCGAGCGCTTCGTGGCTCGCGTGACCGGCCCGGCCGCGACACCGTGAGCACTAACTGGGGTGCCGGGGTGCTGCCGCTGTTCGCGGGGGTCGTCATGGTGGCCTACGTCGTGCCCGGCCCGGACTGGATGGTGGTCCTGCGCGCTTCCGCGCGAGCCCGCCGCTTCGGGTTCCTCGCCGCGGCGGGGGTGCAGTGCGGGTTGTGCGTGCACATGGCGGCCGCGGCGCTGGGGGTGTCCACCGCGCTGCTGCACAGCCCGCTCGCCTTCACCGCCCTCAAGCTCTTCGGTGCCGCCTACCTGGTGTTCCTCGGCTCGCAGGCGCTGTGGCAGTCGTGGCGGCGGCGTCGCGTCGAGCCGCCGCCCGGGGAGCCGGGCACCGAGCTCCGCCCGGGCCGGGTGTTCCGGCAGGCTTTCCTGTCCAACGTGCTCAACCCGAAGGCGGCGCTGTTCTTCGTCAGCGTCCTGCCGCAGTTCCTCGACCCCGCGGGCCCGGCCGCCGTGCAGGTGCTCGTCCTCGGCAGCCTCGACATCGGGCTGGGTGTGGCGTGGTGGGCGTTGTTCGTGCTGCTCACCTCGCGGCTGTCCGGCCTGATGCGCCGAAGCGGGCCGCGCCAGGCCCTCGACCGGGTGACCGGCACCGCGCTCGTCGGCCTCGGCGTCACGCTGGTCGCCACCGGCTGAACCGGCGCGCCTTCGATCACCTCGCCGATGTCCGGATGCCGGTGAGGCGGGCCACCGCGGCGAAGCCGTCGTCGGTGCCGGGCCAGTGGGCTCGCACGGCGTCGATCCCGGCGCGGCGGACGACGCCGCGCAGGACCGCGGTGACGACGATGGCGTCGTCGGCGTACCCGAGCACGGGGATGAAGTCCGGGATGAGGTCGATGGGCAGCGCGAGGTAGGCCAGCAGCAGGCCGAGCCGGATCCGGACGCCGCGCGGCAGGGTCTTGTCGGCGGCCAGGCGGCGGATCAGCCGCAGGACGTCGGGCAGCAGCCGCAACGCCTCGCGCAGCAGACCGCCGCGCGGCCAGACGAGCAGGAGCGCGACGACCAGCGCGAGCCAGGCCAGCACGAGCGCAGCGGCGACGCCGATGAGCAGGTCCCACCAGAACGAGCCGGTCACCGGTTTTCCACCGCGCGCGGCAGCCACACCGATTGCGGCAGGTAGCGCGCGATGCTCACACCGCCAGGTTACGCCCGCGGCATCGGCCCCGGTTCGCTAGGACGGCGTGCCGAGGATCCGCTTGAGGCTCTTCTCGGTGTCCGCGCCGACCTTCTCGAACACGGCCTTGGCCAGCGGTGCCGCGAGCTTCGCGGCGCCGTGGAACTCGATCGTGGCGTGGTAGGTGAGGCTGGTGCCCCCGCCGTCCGCGGTCAGGGTGATGTCGTCGGTCGACGTCGCGGTGTCGTTGCGGCCGACGAACACCACCCGGCCGGGCTCGAGGCGGGTCAGTTCGTAGGTCAGCTCGGTCTCGACGCCGGCGATCTTGGACACGTTGCGCCAGCGCGAGCCGACGGCGATCGGGCCGCTCGCAGGACCGCGTGCCGGGGTTCATCGGAGGGCGCCCGCCGCGGCGCGCGCCAGTTCGAGCTCTTCGCGGGACTGGATGGCCAGGACCGGCGTCGGCGCGCCCGGCGGGCTGATCACCGCGTCTTCTTCGCGGACGCGGGAAAGCCCGCCGGTGAGCCC of Amycolatopsis solani contains these proteins:
- a CDS encoding GAF and ANTAR domain-containing protein, which produces MDGRRRERLWRLLSERAPGGSGWAGVVVALVVAELGVEGAAITVRTASRVQDLAAASDDWTAALEELQYTVGEGPGVEAFETGGPVLVEDLRADHDRWPGLTDSALPSGVAAAFAFPMQAGAIRLGTLSLYRRQTGELSADELADALVLADLATTALLTDSSGAEPASAEAHEGYYDDVNVATGMLATELRVSLEDALLRLRAHAFSNHLPLTEVARAIVLRQLRLDAPPD
- a CDS encoding DUF6480 family protein, translating into MTGSTAPGPEPEDAPGLEAGGSVTPGDTPPDAGQTSGLSHPQPIPSRAPAIVTLVVVAVLVLGTAAFFVLRGLDLL
- a CDS encoding DUF3140 domain-containing protein, giving the protein MDDDQTRTEFGACVNMTAKQLDEWLDTDESKRSGQHKQAESVGHQSGRHIVAILRKKKADLDDDDYGHMRKVVGYIHRHLAQRPDGDVRETTWRYSLMNWGHDPVRATS
- a CDS encoding PP2C family protein-serine/threonine phosphatase, translated to MRYFALGGSQSLLEVDAYLHGLTPLPRADRDMLAHAVNERLDELHGPPKAPYSRLVPEKPLHGPLRGLVELLEGTHRAPPERLPTAVAAAARALDVRIGVYLADYEQRLLVPLPPAGSETLDIATTVAGDVFRRVGSAVTRDDGRPVLWTVLLDGVERLGVLEIEPLDGTDPDDPVLRQQSHWLATLLGHLVTIVTQYGDGLDVHRRRRHRASPAELLWQALPPLTGATGAVVVGASVQPAYDLCATGFDYALSEHRAWLALVDAGPRDAAASLVVVSALSAYRAARRDGGTLDAQHAAVCQSLEARPAAAATVAELDLHTGDLHCLTTGTGAPAFIRCGEPDPKRLRPGDLFALCSRGALDTANEHGERFGRADIAAALRRHSGLPAPEIARRIVAALTDHHGGQLPGDVAVVVTRWTPPELIDG
- a CDS encoding GAF and ANTAR domain-containing protein produces the protein MTPGNAGPGELPLDREVAAVVARMSGLLLSRETVDSLLELIVVLAVTSTPAAVGAGVTLFGEDGSPATTAASGEAVRSADELQYTLREGPCLAALRDVTPMRIDDTAADRRWPRWSAAAAESGLRSVLSVPLRSGTGCLGAIKVYSGTPGAFGPSDEHALGRLAAGAAALVAQALTNDGAKVLSERFRDALRGRDTIAMARGFLMASQGIDEEAAGERLLSLAQADGRTAAETATAILAAGRGTEASRA
- a CDS encoding ANTAR domain-containing response regulator, whose product is MENPEPSTAALPLLDDVTGALEALSAALRDEDDFRVVVQHVCRQVAQAVPGVDETSVTLSQGGRARTTASTSERVTSLDEDQYRLDDGPCLEAMRSGKLVRTTVADAAERWPDFTRGAQEAGFGSFLAAPLVADEVYSGAINCYGEQDDGFAEVDAQVLELYTSAVEAVLRVYHRYVEARDTADHLRTALTSRSVIDQAKGMLMAIRQIDAEAAFALLVEQSQQENVKLREVAERFVARVTGPAATP
- a CDS encoding LysE family translocator — its product is MLPLFAGVVMVAYVVPGPDWMVVLRASARARRFGFLAAAGVQCGLCVHMAAAALGVSTALLHSPLAFTALKLFGAAYLVFLGSQALWQSWRRRRVEPPPGEPGTELRPGRVFRQAFLSNVLNPKAALFFVSVLPQFLDPAGPAAVQVLVLGSLDIGLGVAWWALFVLLTSRLSGLMRRSGPRQALDRVTGTALVGLGVTLVATG
- a CDS encoding YkvA family protein, coding for MTGSFWWDLLIGVAAALVLAWLALVVALLLVWPRGGLLREALRLLPDVLRLIRRLAADKTLPRGVRIRLGLLLAYLALPIDLIPDFIPVLGYADDAIVVTAVLRGVVRRAGIDAVRAHWPGTDDGFAAVARLTGIRTSAR